In one window of Pieris brassicae chromosome 10, ilPieBrab1.1, whole genome shotgun sequence DNA:
- the LOC123714927 gene encoding proline-rich extensin-like protein EPR1 isoform X6 has translation MPPVLGEAREGSKRAAPAFSITGRGKAVESKTPLPGPGSYTTDKASSAVTKRQPAYTMAPRREVKQPSASVPGPGVYCPEKVEYQRMETKHTFSSRMKSEHREQMPAPNAYNPEKGERFLRETSPAFSFRTKSVTVKTGDAPAPNIYSPEKSLHALKNGPKYTLAGKGLAEKHDTTPAPNSYDPQKADKVLHEKSPAYTMRSKEVVEKIEQTPAPNSYAPEKSIQVLHSTPKFSLSGKGYSTKVEQTPAPNSYMPEKADKVLHESTPSYSFRTKDHYIVRSESPAPNVYAPEKSIHALDGAPKFTMSGKGPSEKISNNPAPNVYNLDKADRLLHESSPSYTFRTKEEIVKINDTPAPNVYKPENSIHMLDSSPKFTIAGKAPPLKINNLPAPNAYSPDKADKLLLESTPAYTFRLKNIIEKANDTPGPNAYDPHLLDGSTKFSLYGRGLDPKPSDTPAPNAYDPRILDVSPKYTMQGKGPSEKSSDVPAPNKYDPHLPEDSPKFTLAGKGRDCKPMYTPGPNFYDPQIPSSTPKYTMSGKGPEGKFPDVPGPNAYDPHLPNGTPKFTMLGKGLTFKPSETPGPAAYDPHLPLNSPRYTMSGKGPDSKVSDVPAPNLYDPHVLDNTPKFTIAGKGKPDKISDTPGPTAYDPNLHSEAPKYSFGVKGPADKPSNNPSPNAYNPEKADNVIHEHSPAYTFRSKPENGKIPDTPAPNCYDHEKGDKITHQAGPSYTFRPKIEDNKLVNNPAPNAYNPETANKVIFEKKPMYSLYPKGKDAKISDFPAPNVYSPEKADKILLDNSPRYSFRIKTKSPKPDNVPAPNSYNPDKADKVLMHSSPQYTFRIKSDNLKVPDTPAPNSYTIPTPVKTPLYTISGRHKEPIDERLKVPAPGSYDPEKSYNFVLTYSPQYTFGVKIQTDKYAETPAPNTYRVPSVLDSPVYTFAGRHKIPVDDRARVPAPGTYSPEKVQLDKSTKITFGIKHSPLLGQLKPIEPRPNEVRDTTDVNYNKLERNVTETVDGVRSHITQVRSHEIRSNTATPEPVQETLTQDIVWVPEQTQRRGSYTIEKVDENNFYERYGNSEVVPVQNGVIRVSDSGERGSSSNEEQSSEVIKKEGFVQSVDKRVHNANAHEKNQKASEEVYVDSDVKQLPNGISKTTTTTTVKKVGTTARTANSSTAVTRTKTAVTSVGTK, from the exons ATGCCACCGGTGCTCGGTGAGGCGCGAGAGGGAAGCAAACGAGCAGCGCCCGCCTTTAGCATCACCGGAAGAGGAAAAGCCGTTGAGTCGAAGACGCCCTTGCCTGGCCCTGGGAGTTATACAACGGATAAGGCGTCTTCTGCGGTGACGAAGAGGCAACCTGCATATACAATGGCTCCAAGGAGAGAAGTTAAGCAGCCATCTGCATCTGTGCCTGGCCCGGGAGTTTATTGCCCGGAAAAG GTTGAGTACCAACGTATGGAAactaaacatacattttcGAGTAGAATGAAGAGTGAGCATCGCGAGCAAATGCCCGCACCAAATGCTTATAACCCAGAGAAAGGTGAACGGTTTTTAAGAGAGACATCTCCGGCTTTTTCGTTCCGAACGAAATCCGTAACAGTAAAAACTGGCGATGCTCCCGCACCAAACATTTATTCACCTGAAAAGTCCCTTCATGCACTTAAAAATGGGCCAAAGTATACCCTGGCTGGAAAGGGATTAGCTGAGAAACATGACACGACGCCAGCACCCAATTCATACGATCCCCAAAAGGCAGACAAGGTGTTGCATGAAAAATCACCTGCTTACACTATGCGTTCTAAAGAAGTTGTAGAAAAAATAGAGCAGACGCCTGCACCAAATTCATACGCACCAGAAAAATCCATTCAAGTACTTCATAGTACGCCCAAATTTAGCTTATCGGGCAAAGGTTATTCTACAAAAGTTGAACAAACGCCAGCTCCAAATAGCTATATGCCTGAGAAAGCGGACAAGGTATTGCACGAAAGTACTCCATCATATTCCTTCAGAACCAAAGATCACTACATTGTTAGGAGTGAATCCCCGGCGCCAAATGTCTATGCACCGGAGAAATCTATTCATGCTTTAGATGGCGCTCCTAAGTTTACGATGAGCGGAAAAGGTCCATCCGAAAAAATCTCTAATAATCCGGCTCCAAACGTATATAACCTGGACAAAGCTGATAGACTATTACACGAGTCATCACCTTCTTATACATTTCGCACCAAGGAAGAGATTGTAAAAATCAATGATACACCAGCACCAAATGTCTATAAGCCCGAAAATTCAATTCATATGTTGGATAGTTCACCCAAGTTTACGATAGCTGGAAAAGCGCCtcctttaaaaattaacaatttgcCAGCTCCTAACGCGTATTCTCCTGATAAGGCCGATAAATTACTTCTGGAAAGTACTCCAGCATATACATTTcgccttaaaaatataatcgaaAAAGCGAACGATACTCCTGGACCTAATGCATACGATCCACATTTACTGGATGGAAGTACCAAGTTTAGCTTATACGGAAGAGGCCTTGATCCAAAACCGTCTGATACACCAGCTCCAAACGCGTATGACCCGAGGATTTTAGACGTCTCACCAAAGTACACAATGCAAGGAAAGGGACCATCTGAAAAATCATCAGATGTACCTGCACCCAATAAATATGATCCACATTTACCAGAAGATTCTCCTAAATTCACTTTAGCGGGAAAAGGTCGCGACTGCAAGCCTATGTATACACCAGGACCTAACTTCTATGACCCTCAGATACCAAGCAGTACTCCAAAATATACCATGTCTGGAAAAGGCCCTGAAGGGAAATTCCCTGATGTTCCAGGCCCGAATGCGTATGATCCTCATTTGCCGAATGGTACACCTAAATTTACAATGTTAGGAAAAGGATTGACATTCAAACCTTCCGAGACACCTGGGCCAGCCGCTTACGATCCGCATCTGCCCTTAAATTCCCCCAGATATACTATGTCTGGCAAAGGGCCTGATTCAAAGGTATCTGATGTGCCAGCGCCCAACCTGTATGACCCTCATGTATTAGATAACACACCTAAGTTCACAATCGCAGGTAAAGGTAAACCAGATAAAATATCTGACACCCCTGGACCGACTGCTTATGATCCAAATCTGCATAGCGAAGCCCCAAAATACAGCTTCGGAGTGAAAGGTCCAGCCGATAAACCTTCAAATAACCCATCTCCTAATGCTTATAACCCTGAAAAAGCGGACAACGTAATTCATGAGCATTCTCCAGCTTATACTTTCCGTTCAAAACCAGAGAACGGAAAGATTCCGGATACCCCGGCACCTAATTGTTACGATCACGAAAAGGGAGATAAAATCACACATCAGGCGGGGCCATCGTACACGTTTAGGCCAAAAATAGAAGATAACAAACTTGTTAATAATCCTGCACCTAACGCCTACAATCCTGAAACTGCAAACAAAGTGATATTTGAGAAGAAGCCAATGTACTCGTTATACCCGAAAGGGAAAGATGCTAAGATCAGTGATTTTCCTGCCCCTAACGTGTACAGTCCAGAAAAAGccgataaaatattattggacAATTCACCTCGATACTCATTTAGGATTAAAACGAAATCTCCGAAGCCCGACAATGTTCCTGCGCCTAATTCATACAACCCGGATAAGGCGGACAAAGTGTTGATGCACAGCTCACCCCAGTATACATTTAGGATAAAATCTGACAACTTAAAAGTTCCTGATACCCCGg CGCCCAACAGTTACACCATCCCTACGCCCGTGAAGACGCCATTGTATACAATATCTGGGAGACATAAGGAGCCGATCGATGAGCGTTTGAAGGTTCCAGCTCCTGGTAGTTATGACCCAGAGAAGAGTTATAATTTCGTTTTGACGTATTCACCGCAATACACTTTTGGAGTTAAAATACAGACGGACAAATATGCAGAGACACCAG cGCCCAACACATATCGTGTACCTTCAGTCCTGGATTCTCCTGTGTACACATTTGCCGGACGTCACAAGATACCCGTTGATGATCGTGCCAGAGTACCAGCTCCTGGAACATATTCACCAGAAAAG gtTCAGTTAGACAAgtcaacaaaaataacatttggCATAAAGCATTCACCGTTACTCGGACAGTTGAAACCAATTGAGCCACGTCCTAATGAAGTCAGAGATACCACTGACgtcaattataacaaattggAAAGAAATGTAACAGAAACAGTTGACGGTGTCCGGAGTCACATCACTCAAGTGAGATCTCACGAGATCAGAAGTAACACGGCAACACCTGAACCCGTTCAAGAGACATTGACCCAAGACATCGTATGGGTACCTGAACAAACACAAAGACGTGGTTCCTATACCATTGAGAAAGTCGATGAAAACAATTTCTATGAACGATACGGGAATAGTGAAGTGGTACCAGTACAAAATGGCGTTATCCGTGTATCAGACAGCGGAGAACGGGGTTCCTCATCCAACGAAGAACAGAGCAGTGAAGTAATTAAGAAGGAAGGATTCGTACAAAGTGTCGATAAAAGAGTTCACAACGCTAACGCTCACGAAAAGAACCAAAAGGCGTCGGAAGAAGTTTACGTGGACTCTGATGTTAAGCAACTTCCAAATGGAATATCTAAAACTACTACAACTACGACGGTAAAGAAAGTGGGCACAACTGCTAGAACAGCGAACTCTTCAACTGCTGTAACACGTACTAAAACAGCTGTAACATCTGTGGGGACAAAGTAA
- the LOC123714927 gene encoding adhesive plaque matrix protein isoform X1 produces MKRTKSTISTAKSAYHQSSYGVSRTSLSKRVFACDSLMGIRQNPWTPTKRRGPIAAEAASPGPAVVSLPSLIGKPPQESRKSRAPAFTFGQKLDPAGKEKTGPGPASYNTEGMTAKGRALGPAASLHGRWPPPKLAPTPAPCDYEPSKASKAVLDHAPAFSIGLRVSMPQAGSKTPAPNIYSMPPVLGEAREGSKRAAPAFSITGRGKAVESKTPLPGPGSYTTDKASSAVTKRQPAYTMAPRREVKQPSASVPGPGVYCPEKVEYQRMETKHTFSSRMKSEHREQMPAPNAYNPEKGERFLRETSPAFSFRTKSVTVKTGDAPAPNIYSPEKSLHALKNGPKYTLAGKGLAEKHDTTPAPNSYDPQKADKVLHEKSPAYTMRSKEVVEKIEQTPAPNSYAPEKSIQVLHSTPKFSLSGKGYSTKVEQTPAPNSYMPEKADKVLHESTPSYSFRTKDHYIVRSESPAPNVYAPEKSIHALDGAPKFTMSGKGPSEKISNNPAPNVYNLDKADRLLHESSPSYTFRTKEEIVKINDTPAPNVYKPENSIHMLDSSPKFTIAGKAPPLKINNLPAPNAYSPDKADKLLLESTPAYTFRLKNIIEKANDTPGPNAYDPHLLDGSTKFSLYGRGLDPKPSDTPAPNAYDPRILDVSPKYTMQGKGPSEKSSDVPAPNKYDPHLPEDSPKFTLAGKGRDCKPMYTPGPNFYDPQIPSSTPKYTMSGKGPEGKFPDVPGPNAYDPHLPNGTPKFTMLGKGLTFKPSETPGPAAYDPHLPLNSPRYTMSGKGPDSKVSDVPAPNLYDPHVLDNTPKFTIAGKGKPDKISDTPGPTAYDPNLHSEAPKYSFGVKGPADKPSNNPSPNAYNPEKADNVIHEHSPAYTFRSKPENGKIPDTPAPNCYDHEKGDKITHQAGPSYTFRPKIEDNKLVNNPAPNAYNPETANKVIFEKKPMYSLYPKGKDAKISDFPAPNVYSPEKADKILLDNSPRYSFRIKTKSPKPDNVPAPNSYNPDKADKVLMHSSPQYTFRIKSDNLKVPDTPAPNSYTIPTPVKTPLYTISGRHKEPIDERLKVPAPGSYDPEKSYNFVLTYSPQYTFGVKIQTDKYAETPAPNTYRVPSVLDSPVYTFAGRHKIPVDDRARVPAPGTYSPEKVQLDKSTKITFGIKHSPLLGQLKPIEPRPNEVRDTTDVNYNKLERNVTETVDGVRSHITQVRSHEIRSNTATPEPVQETLTQDIVWVPEQTQRRGSYTIEKVDENNFYERYGNSEVVPVQNGVIRVSDSGERGSSSNEEQSSEVIKKEGFVQSVDKRVHNANAHEKNQKASEEVYVDSDVKQLPNGISKTTTTTTVKKVGTTARTANSSTAVTRTKTAVTSVGTK; encoded by the exons ATGAAAAGAACAAAATCTACAATCAGTACAGCAAAATCG GCTTATCATCAATCTAGTTACGGCGTTTCGCGTACATCCCTATCGAAGAGAGTTTTTGCTTGTGATAGTCTGATGGGAATACGTCAGAACCCCTGGACACCAACAAAACGACGTGGTCCGATTGCAGCTGAAGCCGCCAGCCCCGGTCCAGCCGTTGTTTCTTTGCCATCACTTATCG GCAAGCCACCACAAGAATCTCGTAAGAGCCGTGCACCAGCGTTCACATTCGGGCAAAAGTTGGATCCCGCTGGGAAGGAAAAGACAGGCCCGGGCCCCGCTTCATACAACACTGAGGGAATGACCGCAAAAG GAAGGGCACTGGGACCTGCGGCATCTTTACATGGAAGATGGCCTCCACCGAAGTTGGCACCTACGCCCGCCCCATGCGATTACGAGCCCAGTAAGGCATCGAAAGCAGTGCTTGACCACGCACCAGCATTTTCAATAGGCCTTCGCGTCAGTATGCCTCAAGCTGGCAGTAAAACACCAG CTCCGAATATATATTCGATGCCACCGGTGCTCGGTGAGGCGCGAGAGGGAAGCAAACGAGCAGCGCCCGCCTTTAGCATCACCGGAAGAGGAAAAGCCGTTGAGTCGAAGACGCCCTTGCCTGGCCCTGGGAGTTATACAACGGATAAGGCGTCTTCTGCGGTGACGAAGAGGCAACCTGCATATACAATGGCTCCAAGGAGAGAAGTTAAGCAGCCATCTGCATCTGTGCCTGGCCCGGGAGTTTATTGCCCGGAAAAG GTTGAGTACCAACGTATGGAAactaaacatacattttcGAGTAGAATGAAGAGTGAGCATCGCGAGCAAATGCCCGCACCAAATGCTTATAACCCAGAGAAAGGTGAACGGTTTTTAAGAGAGACATCTCCGGCTTTTTCGTTCCGAACGAAATCCGTAACAGTAAAAACTGGCGATGCTCCCGCACCAAACATTTATTCACCTGAAAAGTCCCTTCATGCACTTAAAAATGGGCCAAAGTATACCCTGGCTGGAAAGGGATTAGCTGAGAAACATGACACGACGCCAGCACCCAATTCATACGATCCCCAAAAGGCAGACAAGGTGTTGCATGAAAAATCACCTGCTTACACTATGCGTTCTAAAGAAGTTGTAGAAAAAATAGAGCAGACGCCTGCACCAAATTCATACGCACCAGAAAAATCCATTCAAGTACTTCATAGTACGCCCAAATTTAGCTTATCGGGCAAAGGTTATTCTACAAAAGTTGAACAAACGCCAGCTCCAAATAGCTATATGCCTGAGAAAGCGGACAAGGTATTGCACGAAAGTACTCCATCATATTCCTTCAGAACCAAAGATCACTACATTGTTAGGAGTGAATCCCCGGCGCCAAATGTCTATGCACCGGAGAAATCTATTCATGCTTTAGATGGCGCTCCTAAGTTTACGATGAGCGGAAAAGGTCCATCCGAAAAAATCTCTAATAATCCGGCTCCAAACGTATATAACCTGGACAAAGCTGATAGACTATTACACGAGTCATCACCTTCTTATACATTTCGCACCAAGGAAGAGATTGTAAAAATCAATGATACACCAGCACCAAATGTCTATAAGCCCGAAAATTCAATTCATATGTTGGATAGTTCACCCAAGTTTACGATAGCTGGAAAAGCGCCtcctttaaaaattaacaatttgcCAGCTCCTAACGCGTATTCTCCTGATAAGGCCGATAAATTACTTCTGGAAAGTACTCCAGCATATACATTTcgccttaaaaatataatcgaaAAAGCGAACGATACTCCTGGACCTAATGCATACGATCCACATTTACTGGATGGAAGTACCAAGTTTAGCTTATACGGAAGAGGCCTTGATCCAAAACCGTCTGATACACCAGCTCCAAACGCGTATGACCCGAGGATTTTAGACGTCTCACCAAAGTACACAATGCAAGGAAAGGGACCATCTGAAAAATCATCAGATGTACCTGCACCCAATAAATATGATCCACATTTACCAGAAGATTCTCCTAAATTCACTTTAGCGGGAAAAGGTCGCGACTGCAAGCCTATGTATACACCAGGACCTAACTTCTATGACCCTCAGATACCAAGCAGTACTCCAAAATATACCATGTCTGGAAAAGGCCCTGAAGGGAAATTCCCTGATGTTCCAGGCCCGAATGCGTATGATCCTCATTTGCCGAATGGTACACCTAAATTTACAATGTTAGGAAAAGGATTGACATTCAAACCTTCCGAGACACCTGGGCCAGCCGCTTACGATCCGCATCTGCCCTTAAATTCCCCCAGATATACTATGTCTGGCAAAGGGCCTGATTCAAAGGTATCTGATGTGCCAGCGCCCAACCTGTATGACCCTCATGTATTAGATAACACACCTAAGTTCACAATCGCAGGTAAAGGTAAACCAGATAAAATATCTGACACCCCTGGACCGACTGCTTATGATCCAAATCTGCATAGCGAAGCCCCAAAATACAGCTTCGGAGTGAAAGGTCCAGCCGATAAACCTTCAAATAACCCATCTCCTAATGCTTATAACCCTGAAAAAGCGGACAACGTAATTCATGAGCATTCTCCAGCTTATACTTTCCGTTCAAAACCAGAGAACGGAAAGATTCCGGATACCCCGGCACCTAATTGTTACGATCACGAAAAGGGAGATAAAATCACACATCAGGCGGGGCCATCGTACACGTTTAGGCCAAAAATAGAAGATAACAAACTTGTTAATAATCCTGCACCTAACGCCTACAATCCTGAAACTGCAAACAAAGTGATATTTGAGAAGAAGCCAATGTACTCGTTATACCCGAAAGGGAAAGATGCTAAGATCAGTGATTTTCCTGCCCCTAACGTGTACAGTCCAGAAAAAGccgataaaatattattggacAATTCACCTCGATACTCATTTAGGATTAAAACGAAATCTCCGAAGCCCGACAATGTTCCTGCGCCTAATTCATACAACCCGGATAAGGCGGACAAAGTGTTGATGCACAGCTCACCCCAGTATACATTTAGGATAAAATCTGACAACTTAAAAGTTCCTGATACCCCGg CGCCCAACAGTTACACCATCCCTACGCCCGTGAAGACGCCATTGTATACAATATCTGGGAGACATAAGGAGCCGATCGATGAGCGTTTGAAGGTTCCAGCTCCTGGTAGTTATGACCCAGAGAAGAGTTATAATTTCGTTTTGACGTATTCACCGCAATACACTTTTGGAGTTAAAATACAGACGGACAAATATGCAGAGACACCAG cGCCCAACACATATCGTGTACCTTCAGTCCTGGATTCTCCTGTGTACACATTTGCCGGACGTCACAAGATACCCGTTGATGATCGTGCCAGAGTACCAGCTCCTGGAACATATTCACCAGAAAAG gtTCAGTTAGACAAgtcaacaaaaataacatttggCATAAAGCATTCACCGTTACTCGGACAGTTGAAACCAATTGAGCCACGTCCTAATGAAGTCAGAGATACCACTGACgtcaattataacaaattggAAAGAAATGTAACAGAAACAGTTGACGGTGTCCGGAGTCACATCACTCAAGTGAGATCTCACGAGATCAGAAGTAACACGGCAACACCTGAACCCGTTCAAGAGACATTGACCCAAGACATCGTATGGGTACCTGAACAAACACAAAGACGTGGTTCCTATACCATTGAGAAAGTCGATGAAAACAATTTCTATGAACGATACGGGAATAGTGAAGTGGTACCAGTACAAAATGGCGTTATCCGTGTATCAGACAGCGGAGAACGGGGTTCCTCATCCAACGAAGAACAGAGCAGTGAAGTAATTAAGAAGGAAGGATTCGTACAAAGTGTCGATAAAAGAGTTCACAACGCTAACGCTCACGAAAAGAACCAAAAGGCGTCGGAAGAAGTTTACGTGGACTCTGATGTTAAGCAACTTCCAAATGGAATATCTAAAACTACTACAACTACGACGGTAAAGAAAGTGGGCACAACTGCTAGAACAGCGAACTCTTCAACTGCTGTAACACGTACTAAAACAGCTGTAACATCTGTGGGGACAAAGTAA